Genomic window (Vulpes lagopus strain Blue_001 chromosome 6, ASM1834538v1, whole genome shotgun sequence):
GGGGCTCCCGGGGGCCCAGGGTTGTGCTGCGGCCATGaggcccagcctggcccagccaCCTCCCAGGCCAGGAccagagggggcggggcggggtacCTACCCTGCCGCCTGGGAGGGCTGCTCCAGGTCCTGCGGCAGCTGCAGGAGGTCCGGGTGGCTCTTCTCCGCCTCCTGCAACAGGACGTGTCCCCTGAGCGCTGCTGTGGCCACACCCTGGCCCAGGGATGCCCAAGCCTCAGGGGCCACCCTGAGGACCCACCTCCAACACGTGGTGCAGCAGCGTCACACGGCTCTGCTGGGACTTGGTCTCCGTGAGCTTCAGCAGTGTTTGGATCTTGAAGCCATCAGCGTCCCCCGTGTGGCTGCCCTGcgaggggcagggtgggcagtGAGTGCCATTGAGGCTTCgggggagggaagtggggggtgggaagcagcAGGGGATGGGACGAGCTGGGGCGGGGCCCACTTACATAGTTGAGGAAGTTTCCAATTTTGAGGATCAGCTGGCAAAAGACGGGCAGCCGGTGGCTGTTGAGCAGGCCTGTGGGAGGGCgccagggctgagggaggggagggtgctgCGGGTGTCTGAGGCTGTGGCCCGGGGGTCTCAGCGTTCTTCACTCCCCTCCCCTAGGCGCTTCCCCCAAACCCCCTCCGAGCTTGgtccagggctgggcaggggggcTGGAACCCCCTCCAGGTTCAGGGGCTCTGGAACCAGGTGTGCCACTCTTAGCACTCACTGACCCCTCACCACCCCGGGGGCAGACgacccctgccccttcctctgggtGACGCTGCTGAGAGCAGCCTTCCTGAAGGTCATGGCTGTGGCCTCCGGGGTTCTCAGCTAACCGCCCTTGGGGCTTcggggaggggagatgggagcAGACGTGGGTCCCTGCCCTGGGGCTGTGGTATTTTCCTGCTCATCCCTCATTTGGAGAAGCGGTGAGCGTACGGTGTCCCGAGCACATATCTGTATGCACGCCTGTATCTGCGCACGCCCATGTGGCTGCGTatgcgtgtgcatgcgtgtgtatcTGCGCACATGCAGCCGCGTGTGTGCACCGTGTGCCTGTGGATGCGCACGTGAGTGCACGTGCTCGGTGTGTGTCTTAGAGCAGGGACACGTCTATGTGGGGGGAGGCCAGCAGCCACGGGCCCCCTCCCTGTCCTGAGGCCCCAGGCTTGCCCCCCACTCACTGTTGCAGGCAGCAAGTACCAGCTGGGCCTTGGGCTGCACCATGTCCAGCACGACGGCCGTGCCCTCGCACAGCAGCATGCACTCCACCCGCAGCTGGTAGCTGGGGACACAGCGGGACGTCAGTGGCTGGGCCCCCACCTGCTCTGGGCCCGCGGCTGGGGGCTGCTCACAGGCCGGGTCCTGGGCCGGGTCCCAGGGCGCACTCAGCAGGCCTGGGTGGGGCCCCGGAAGAGCACCAGGCAGGGCTGTGGCCTCCCAGCGGGGCGCCCCTCCCTGCCAGAGCTGCGGGTGTGTGAGCGCTGAGTGGAGCCCCCACGGAACAGGGTGCACGGCCCCAGTCTGTCCCCGGGTCTGGGCCCGCtcgccctgccccttccccaccacgggccccggggcccaggcctGCCCGCTCACCAGGGAATGGCCAGCAGAAGGAGGTAGAACTGGTCGGCGTTGGCCAGCTTGGTCCGCTCCTCTGTGAAGGAGCGCAGGTTTTCAATCTGCGGGGAGGAGGCCACTCGTGGGGTTCCAGCTCCCAGCCCGTCCCAGGGAGCCCCCCACTGCCCGGCACCTGCATCTACCTGCTGTCACCACCGTCCCCTCATGTGCGGCATGACAGCTCCCGGTGTCTGCCCACTGAGGCCCCAGGCGGGctgagctcccagctcccagctcccccGCTCCTGCCCTTGCCGGGGAGCCCCCGGGGCACTCACCCCCACTCACCTCGTGCTTCTCAGGAAGGAGCTTGAGGAGCTGCTTGAGAACTTCCACGTCGAATTTGCTGGTGTCCCCAGCCTGGATCATAGCAGCGACGTCCTCATTGGAGCTGCAGGAGAGGGGgcgcggtgggggtgggggcagagggacccTGCGGTCGGGactgccctcagcccaggaccCCTCTGCTGCTCACACCCGTGAGGCTGCAGGGGCCCAGCTGCCGGGGGCACACAGGAACCAGGCTGGGGGCTGAGCACCACACTCCTAGTCTgcaccctctgcctcctcctcccaggggGCTGCTCAGGACCGGGGCACGCCGGCTCACGCATGCCCGAGAGCTGCAGGGAAGGACTCGGCGGCTGGGAGTCCCGCCCGCCTGGGGCCTCAGcttcccggggtgggggtgcgggtgggggtgcgggtggcaCGGCTGGTCTCCAGGGCCCGCCCCGCGAGGGGGTGTGTACTTCCCAGGAGCGGCCTGCAGAGGGCACCGTGGAGCCCAggacggcgggggcggggccggggcggggccagggcggcggggcggggccaggacatagggggcggggccagggccgagggggcggggccaggggcggggcctAGCCCGGGCCGCTCACCACTTAAACTGCTTCAGGAAGATGTTGAGATGCAGGCTCTTCTTCGCGTCCAGAAACGTGACCTGGAAGACAGCCCGCAGGCGTTGGGACGTGCAGGGCGgccaggccccggccccagcccggcccggccccaccTCCTTGGGCTCCTTCCTGGCGGCAGCGGCCGCCGGCTCCTTGGCCTTGGCCTCGGGGAAGCAGAAGAGCCGCTCGATGCTGCAGAAGTCAGGCTCCAGCACCAGGGCGCCCGGGCAGCTCAGCGAGGCCCACATGGAGCTGTGCTCTGCGGACCAGGTGTCCCCGTCAGGCTCACGGCCACCCCGGGGCCCGAGAGCCCCCGGCCGCCGGCACCTGCGGCATGTGCAGGTGCCATCCAGGCCTTCCAGCAGCCCTGGCCGTGACCCGCTCCGAGCATCCGCACCCAGGGCCTGGGCAGCGCAGGGGGCGGCATCGGAGGCACACCTCGGCTTACAGCCGTGGGCACGGGGGCGGGCACAGGGTCTTCAGGCGTGACCTCTGACCTGTtccccccaggacccagggctaCGTCGGGAGCAGGGACTGAACCGCCGCCCTGGCCGGTAGCAgggggacacagacacacagggccGGGCCCCTGCCCCCCGCGGAGCCTGGGGCGCCCTCACCTTGCGCCACGTTGGACGGCAGCTTCTGCCAGTTGAGCTTCTTCATGCGCACAGTGGGAGGGTTTACTCGCCGGTGGCTCGGGACCCAGGCAGAGCCCAGGCCCGGGTCCCTGTGGGGCACGATGATCTCCTCCTCGCCGCCACCCGCCGCAGAGGAGCCAGAGGTAcccggcaggggtgggggtggaggggcgcCCATGCcaggcggtgggggtgggggtgggggtgggggtgggcacccCGGGAGCGGCggaggtgggggaggctgggcccCACCAGAGACAGGcagtgggggtggtggagggggtgggggggctggggcccccaggcctggcagtgggggcggtggagggggagggggaggaggccctGCCCCCAAGCCAGgcagtgggggtgcaggggggatTGGGGTGGGCGCCTGCGGCTCCAGGCCCTTCGGCTCTGGGGCAGTCACGCTGCTTGTGCTCTGGACGTCGACCACGTGCCGGCTGGTGAGGTCCGCCTCGGGCTGCTGGTCCTCCACGCCCGGCTTCGGGGCGCCGCTGTTTTGGGGCACGCTGCCCCTCCGACTCTGGCCGAGGTCCGCCTGGACACTCTTGTGGGCCTTGTTCAGGGGACTTGGGCGTGGCCGCCCCTTGACAGCCAGGAGCCGCTCCACCATCTCCTCTAGGGTACACTCCTGGACTGTGGGGGGTCGGGGTGAGGGCCCAGGTCAGAGACGTGGGTGCGGGGCGGCGGAAAGGCCTGCTCACTGCCTCCCACAGCGCTCCCAGGGCCCCCGCGTGCCCCGCGCTCACCATCGCTGGCCAGGAGCACGGCCCGGTTCACCAGGCTCTCCAGAGCCTCCCAGAGCAGCTGGCTGGAGGGGAGGCCGGGCTCCAGGTAGAGCAGGCCCTGCAGCACGGACAGCAGCTGGGCGGAGGCCGGGGAGCAGCTCACCTGGGCGCGGCCGGAGAGCGGGGGTCAGCGGCCGTGCCCTTGCCGGGGCGGGCTGACAACAGTGGGCTTCCGAGGCCGGGACCGTCCCCGCTGTCGCCGTCCTGGGCCTGGTGAGGGGCCGGAGCCCGGGTTCCCTGACGGCCACGCTGCGGCCAGCTGGGGTTGGACAACTGTCCGTGCCGGGCGCTGCCCTGTGCTTGGAGGGACGCCGcccagcatccctggtctctgcCCACCCGAAGCCAGCGGtacccctgcccaccccagatgtctccaggtgtccctggacGCCCCCCGGGGACACGTGCCCCTGGCTCTGAGGGACAGGAGGTGCCGGCCAGGGAGGGCCAGCTGGACCAGACGCCGCCCCCCGGCCCCTGCAGCTCCCTGACGTGGCTCCCGATCTGGCCTCAGTGCTCCGGCCGCGGTGGGTCTGCCGGGGTCACGGCCTCTGACCCCGGCCGGGAGACAGGCCCCGGCTCACCTTGTGGAACACAGAAGCGAACACCTCCTGGTGGCTGTTCATGTTGACGCCGCCACAGACCCGCAGGAGCTCCTCCTCGTCCTCCGCCTTGGCCTCCTCGAAGGCCTCCAGCTGGATCAGCAGGTCGGCGTCCTCCAggtccctggggtggggtggggggcacaggctgAGGCTGTGCCCTACCAGCTGCCCCCCAACATGGCA
Coding sequences:
- the INF2 gene encoding inverted formin-2 isoform X5 yields the protein MRSQDSAPGSPRQGLEWVGRGSRKVLRIWFGRMSVKEGAQRKWAALKEKLGPQDSDPTEANLESAEPELCIRLLQMPSVVNYSGLRKRLEGSDGGWMVQFLEQSGLDLLLEALARLSGRGVARIADALLQLTCISCVRAVMNSQQGIEYILSNQAYVRQLSLALDTSNVMVKKQVFELLAALCIYSPEGHMLTLDALDHYKTVCNQQYRFSVIMNELSDSDNVPYVVTLLSVINAIILGPEDLRTRTQLRGEFTGLQLLDILTRLRDLEDADLLIQLEAFEEAKAEDEEELLRVCGGVNMNSHQEVFASVFHKVSCSPASAQLLSVLQGLLYLEPGLPSSQLLWEALESLVNRAVLLASDVQECTLEEMVERLLAVKGRPRPSPLNKAHKSVQADLGQSRRGSVPQNSGAPKPGVEDQQPEADLTSRHVVDVQSTSSVTAPEPKGLEPQAPTPIPPAPPLPGLGAGPPPPPPPPPPLPGLGAPAPPPPPPPPLPVSGGAQPPPPPPLPGCPPPPPPPPPPPGMGAPPPPPLPGTSGSSAAGGGEEEIIVPHRDPGLGSAWVPSHRRVNPPTVRMKKLNWQKLPSNVAQEHSSMWASLSCPGALVLEPDFCSIERLFCFPEAKAKEPAAAAARKEPKEVTFLDAKKSLHLNIFLKQFKCSNEDVAAMIQAGDTSKFDVEVLKQLLKLLPEKHEIENLRSFTEERTKLANADQFYLLLLAIPCYQLRVECMLLCEGTAVVLDMVQPKAQLVLAACNSLLNSHRLPVFCQLILKIGNFLNYGSHTGDADGFKIQTLLKLTETKSQQSRVTLLHHVLEEAEKSHPDLLQLPQDLEQPSQAAGINLEIIRSESSSNLKKLLEMERKVSSSVPEVQEQYSQRLQTIIKASQALDEVFQAIEQKKLELASYLCEDAQQLSLEDTFGIMKTFRDLFIRALKENKERKEQAAKAERRKQQLAEEEARRPRGEDGKPVRRGVGKQEEVCVIDALLADIRKGFQLRKTARGRGDAEGGSKAAAADPPRDRAPARSPPWTHPRTAGPGPRRDALPGTPMPASSWAPRTPRGPRLLRAPGQWCWEGPRP